From the genome of Biomphalaria glabrata chromosome 1, xgBioGlab47.1, whole genome shotgun sequence, one region includes:
- the LOC129925728 gene encoding trichohyalin-like, which produces MVGYSVEVSERCIPCLDLTVLLRAKRKQQELSFTLDRRQQELSFTLDRRQQELSFTLDRRQQELSFTLDRRQQELSFTLDRRQQELSFTLDRRQQELSFTLDRRQQELSFTLDRRQQELSFTLDRRQQELSFTLDRRQQELSFTLDRRQQELSFTLDRRQQELSFTLDRRQQELSFTLDRRQQELSFTLDRRQQELSFTLDRRQQELSFTLDRRQQELSFTLDRRQQELSFTLDRRQQELSFTLDRRQQELSFTLDRRQQELNFTLDRRQQELSFTLDRRQQELSFTLDRRQQELSFTLDRRQQELSFTLDRRQQELSFTLDRRQQELSFTLDRKQQELSFTLDRRQQELSFTLDRRQQELSFTLDRRQQELSFTLDRRQQELSFTLDRRQQELSFTLDRRQQELSFTLDRRQQELSFTLDRRQQELSFTLDRRQQELSFTLDRRQQELSFTLDRRQQELSFTLERRQQELSFTLDRRQQELSFTLDRRQQELSFTLDRRQQELSFTLDRRQQELSFTLDRRQQELSFTLDRRQQELSFTLDRRQQELSFTLDRRQQELSFTLDRRQQELSFTLDRRQQELSFTLDRRQQELSFTLDRRQQELSFTLDRRQQELSFTLDRRQQELSFTLDRRQQELSFTLDRRQQELSFTLDRRQQELSFTLDRRQQELSFTLDRRQQELSFTLDRRQQELSFTLDRRQQELSFTLDRRQQELSFTLDRRQQELSFTLERRQQELKELSH; this is translated from the exons ATGGTCGGCTACTCCGTGGAGGTGTCAGAAAGATGTATACCGTGCCTGGATTTGACGGTTTTATTGCGGgcaaaaagaaaacag CAAGAATTGAGTTTCACACTAGACAGAAGACAGCAAGAATTGAGTTTCACACTAGACAGAAGACAGCAAGAACTGAGTTTCACACTAGACAGAAGACAGCAAGAATTGAGTTTCACACTAGACAGAAGACAGCAAGAATTGAGTTTCACACTAGACAGAAGACAGCAAGAATTGAGTTTCACACTAGACAGAAGACAGCAAGAATTAAGTTTCACACTAGACAGAAGACAGCAAGAATTGAGTTTCACACTAGACAGAAGACAGCAAGAACTGAGTTTCACACTAGACAGAAGACAGCAAGAATTGAGTTTCACACTAGACAGAAGACAGCAAGAACTGAGTTTCACACTAGACAGAAGACAGCAAGAACTGAGTTTCACACTAGACAGAAGACAGCAAGAACTGAGTTTCACACTAGACAGAAGACAGCAAGAATTGAGTTTCACACTAGACAGAAGACAGCAAGAACTGAGTTTCACACTAGACAGAAGACAGCAAGAACTGAGTTTCACACTAGACAGAAGACAGCAAGAATTGAGTTTCACACTAGACAGAAGACAGCAAGAACTGAGTTTCACACTAGACAGAAGACAGCAAGAATTGAGTTTCACACTAGACAGAAGACAGCAAGAATTGAGTTTCACACTAGACAGAAGACAGCAAGAATTGAGTTTCACACTAGACAGAAGACAGCAAGAATTGAATTTCACACTAGACAGAAGACAGCAAGAACTGAGTTTCACACTAGACAGAAGACAGCAAGAACTGAGTTTCACACTAGACAGAAGACAGCAAGAACTGAGTTTCACACTAGACAGAAGACAGCAAGAATTGAGTTTCACACTAGACAGAAGACAGCAAGAATTGAGTTTCACACTAGACAGAAGACAGCAAGAATTGAGTTTCACACTAGACAGAAAACAGCAAGAATTGAGTTTCACACTAGACAGAAGACAGCAAGAATTGAGTTTCACACTAGACAGAAGACAGCAAGAATTGAGTTTCACACTAGACAGAAGACAGCAAGAACTGAGTTTCACACTAGACAGAAGACAGCAAGAATTGAGTTTCACACTAGACAGAAGACAGCAAGAATTGAGTTTCACACTAGACAGAAGACAGCAAGAATTGAGTTTCACACTAGACAGAAGACAGCAAGAACTGAGTTTCACACTAGACAGAAGACAGCAAGAACTGAGTTTCACACTAGACAGAAGACAGCAAGAATTGAGTTTCACACTAGACAGAAGACAGCAAGAATTGAGTTTCACACTAGACAGAAGACAGCAAGAATTGAGTTTCACACTAGAGAGAAGACAGCAAGAATTGAGTTTCACACTAGACAGAAGACAGCAAGAATTGAGTTTCACACTAGACAGAAGACAGCAAGAACTGAGTTTCACACTAGACAGAAGACAGCAAGAATTGAGTTTCACACTAGACAGAAGACAGCAAGAATTGAGTTTCACACTAGACAGAAGACAGCAAGAATTGAGTTTCACACTAGACAGAAGACAGCAAGAACTGAGTTTCACACTAGACAGAAGACAGCAAGAACTGAGTTTCACACTAGACAGAAGACAGCAAGAATTGAGTTTCACACTAGACAGAAGACAGCAAGAATTGAGTTTCACACTAGACAGAAGACAGCAAGAATTGAGTTTCACACTAGACAGAAGACAGCAAGAACTGAGTTTCACACTAGACAGAAGACAGCAAGAACTGAGTTTCACACTAGACAGAAGACAGCAAGAATTGAGTTTCACACTAGACAGAAGACAGCAAGAATTGAGTTTCACACTAGACAGAAGACAGCAAGAACTGAGTTTCACACTAGACAGAAGACAGCAAGAACTGAGTTTCACACTAGACAGAAGACAGCAAGAACTGAGTTTCACACTAGACAGAAGACAGCAAGAATTGAGTTTCACACTAGACAGAAGACAGCAAGAATTGAGTTTCACACTAGACAGAAGACAGCAAGAATTGAGTTTCACACTAGACAGAAGACAGCAAGAATTGAGTTTCACACTAGACAGAAGACAGCAAGAATTGAGTTTCACACTAGACAGAAGACAGCAAGAACTGAGTTTCACACTAGAGAGAAGACAGCAAGAATTGAAAGAGTTGTCACACTAG